The segment gtcttttaaataatttttcccattatctttttttaaatctaAGTAAGCCAAAtcatttcttttcattttgcTTTCTTCACTTGCTAGTATATCATAAAATTCAGCCACACTTTTTCCTATATTTCTACTACCAGAGTGgattaaaatataaacatcTGATAGATCgtcatttttattatttaaagaaatatctttatatacattagaataattataatctgttaatatttcattttttttatccaccgaattattattagaaaTGTTATATCTATTTTCTTTAGCATGCAAAAGAGAAGTATTCTTCATTGCACAATTTTTTTGACTTATATCATTTTCGTTGTACATATTATCATGAACATTATtatgcacatatatattatttgtcTCATCTTTTATACTTAATTTCTCTTTCTGTGTTTTATTCAAATCATCAGATGCATCATATACAATTTCGATAAAGTGATTCCCACCACCCAATGTACCCAATTGCTTGAAATGTTTAGGTTGTACTATACTCTTAATATTTGGGCTACCATATGTATTTAATAAActagaaaaaatattctttgAATCAAACACACCTTGATCATGCATATCAAAACTTAAAGGAATATTTCTTttgattttattatatatattatttatagttttttcatttaaatcttttttttttaaactatttattttaatacataaaaCACCACACCCGATATCCACACCAACCCCATTAGGGATTATAAAATCTTTTGTTAAAAATACAGATCCTATAATTATCCCTTTCCCTAAATGAACATCTGGTAATATAGTTATGTGtccttttattatatctaaTCGAGCCAAGTTTTGTATTTGTAATAAACAATCTTTATCTATATCATTTGTATAAGCTAAGATATCTCTGCAGTTCTTAAAATTAAGCAAATATGGAGGAGCCCTATTTGTTCTAAAtcctttttctttaatcCCATAAAAAGTATTTACTTCACATTCCTTATTGTTATTTCtagaacaaaataatttttgtacctccctttttatattactcGTATTATGTTGACATgctttttttattctaggtgtattatttttaataaagtTAAAGCGAAACATTCTACTTAAGCAGTAACCACATAAGTAGAAAACCAGCAGGAGCagaaggaaaaaaattttcatgttaatatatcattatgtTATAGGTTATAGTGggaaatattaaaatagaaattcaaaaaataaaacaagaaaaaaaaaaaaaaaaaagttcGATTATAAAGGgttcttatatttatatgttttaatacattgaaaaatataataattttgaaaaacatattataataataaaaaatatatgtaagtacatttgtaaatatatgtgtaagatataagaatatattatacgatatcatttcattattataaatttatctTAGAACATTGTATTTCCCCctaaaatataaaattatgaattataaacgaaatatataaatatatatatatatatatatatatatatatatatataccaaatgttgtatataattttgttaagtgttaattttttaatttttctattcattcatatggaaagaaatatgtttaaaaaataattaattttaatggtaaaaatatacaatgGTAGTCtcaaatataatatggaagaaaaaaaaaatataaaaataacacatgtgtataattatatatatatatatatatatatatatatatatatatatatatatatatttatatttttttttcttttttattacatcATAATGGttaatcaaaaaaaaaaaaaaaaatcaaataaaacaatatatatattttatacctattattatatgttgTTTAATCAAATGAGGAAGtgtttaaataaaaatttaatttgtttGTGAGGAATTTGAAGTCTTACAtatgatattaaaaaatatgtatatatatatatatatatattataaatggataaaaaaaattataatataaaagaaaacatataaaatataatattattatgtattgATAATTGTTGTGCAAATTTTGTAAGAATTATAAATAgaaatggaaaaaaatatatgaatgaccctaaatgtatatatatatatatgtatatgtttatGTATGCATTTTGGGTGAAAATATGATCCTTTCATGTTGGTGATAATATGACACGCTCGCCTATATCACTGAATCCATCTATCGTAATACTTTTTAACAAACTagatgataatgaaaattccaataatttgtttttcttcTGAGAAACTACAAAAAGGGAatcttcatatatatttataccTGCAACATGTTTGAGTAGTGGGTGTTTAATAACTTTAATAAGTTCAAAATTATTGACAtcatattcttttatatcatGTGTTGTTGAGCTACCTACTAGTATATGATTATTTGTACTATTAAAAAGAATGGATATAGGAGAAAAAACTGGGAGAATTTTTATAAGTTTAAAATTTGtatcatatatttgtaCACCCACTTGTTTATTTGAAACATAACATTTCCCAGTACTATCAAAATCAAGACCACGTATTTCATCagtattattaaatttaattacTAAACCTTGTGATgtgtttttatataaatctaTTGGTTCTCCTAATTGTCCATTTTCCACATCAAAACGTAAAACAGTTCCTGTATTTTGTGAActtacataaaaataatcattatatttttttataccaTATGGATGTATCATTAATGGATTCgttttataattttgtgTTATAAATGTAGAAAGATATTCTCTTCTATTTGACAGGTTAGATATACTATCCgaaaacataaaaatttttgAATTATCCTTAAATGAATCTgcaatatataatttattttgatataataataatccTCTTAAACTTatagaattaaaaaatataccaTTTTCTTCAAATGGTAACAAAACAGATCCTAAAAAATATCCATCTCTTGAAAATTTACAAATGTTATGAATAGCattctttttctttcctCCATGATatgttaaatataaatatggtTCTTCTTCAATTAACGTTTTtgcatttttttcttttataacatttatatcagatttaaatatatcatattcatttttgggaataaataaatttccatttatatatatacccTTGTAATTTACAGGTAAACAATTTAAATCTTGTAATATCATGAAAGTATTTAAAAACTCATAAAATGTTctaatttcttttttttttaatatttctaaatacatatataataagttGTTCTTATCAATTAAACTGTTCactttatttatttcaaacgaagacaataatatattcttatatgtatttatagaatatttataagtAGACAAATCTTCatctttataatttttattaatttctaTATCACCAATGTCAGATAAATTAAATCCCCAGTTTTCTAATTTCCCATATACTATTTCTTTACTATTAGATGGAAATCCTAAACAATTAAATAGTTCTAACACATCGGGACTAGTAACCATAAGaaacaaattatttttttcgttaaacttattatgttttataaatatggaAACTATGAATATAGTTAAGAATGTTATACCTAGACGTATTAACAAATGATATAACTTTTTTGGAGCAATctcataattattattcttgtatatattataattatatgaatgatactttttctttacggaaaaatctttatttaataagTTCCTTTCCATTTTAACAAAActaaataatcatatatatgagatatatatttcacaaattataattgaatatacatatatatatatatatatatatatatatacatatacatatatatgtgattTAAAATGATAAGAAACAAAGAATTTCttacttttaatatatcaaatgaagtacacacatatacatgatatattttttatactgatgtattatatttttacagCATAACTAAGTACTAATTATAAGGTTGTATttttgaagaaaaaaaataatcaattatataaaaaaaaaattgtggaaaatataaaggtaatataaatttcataaaaatataatattccCCCCTTCTTTGTTTTAATattgaatattattatatatttaattaaataagtaaatataaaaatattcttttatatttcttatatttaaatgggatacatatatatatatatatatatatatatatatcataagattattattttatttcatttcgtttcattttgtttattttttttatttctatgATTAAGTTACTTCTTGTGTGTAAAATagaaatgaatataaattttataaatgtttattttaaataagtatttattttatataattaatatatgcaaatttattattttattttattattattttctttttttcatatgtttcaaaaacaattaaaatatatatatatataaaggaaTATACTAAATTGCaaaaatacaaattatatatatatatatatattatatagatTGAAATAAAAGCTTTCGGATTgttactttttttttttccctttttttttttttatcagATTGAAAACTACTCATTTTTTTGACGCTCATTCActtcattattttatatacatactttcaaagaattaaaagtaagtataataaataacaatatcgccatttaattttctcatcatataaaaaagaaaagaaaaagaataaccttatttctatatactaatttttaaaatataaattatgtaaCTGTTCTTTCGGTATTATCTTATCAGCATATCttagaaatattaataatgattcttttttaagaataacaaataacaaaattgtataattaaaaataagtCCAAAACACAAATGGAAACATATTTACCCATCcgtttattattaaaataatatattaataatttacattaatttattattttaaaatatcgTGTAttggaaatatatatagaaattattaaatggatataaaatattatatatatatataacaccttgtaaaatataaaatatagatatcttcaaaaaattatatattatatttcaattaaaaaataaaataaaacttataaatatataaatatatatata is part of the Plasmodium reichenowi strain SY57 chromosome 12, whole genome shotgun sequence genome and harbors:
- a CDS encoding hypothetical protein (conserved Plasmodium protein, unknown function) translates to MERNLLNKDFSVKKKYHSYNYNIYKNNNYEIAPKKLYHLLIRLGITFLTIFIVSIFIKHNKFNEKNNLFLMVTSPDVLELFNCLGFPSNSKEIVYGKLENWGFNLSDIGDIEINKNYKDEDLSTYKYSINTYKNILLSSFEINKVNSLIDKNNLLYMYLEILKKKEIRTFYEFLNTFMILQDLNCLPVNYKGIYINGNLFIPKNEYDIFKSDINVIKEKNAKTLIEEEPYLYLTYHGGKKKNAIHNICKFSRDGYFLGSVLLPFEENGIFFNSISLRGLLLYQNKLYIADSFKDNSKIFMFSDSISNLSNRREYLSTFITQNYKTNPLMIHPYGIKKYNDYFYVSSQNTGTVLRFDVENGQLGEPIDLYKNTSQGLVIKFNNTDEIRGLDFDSTGKCYVSNKQVGVQIYDTNFKLIKILPVFSPISILFNSTNNHILVGSSTTHDIKEYDVNNFELIKVIKHPLLKHVAGINIYEDSLFVVSQKKNKLLEFSLSSSLLKSITIDGFSDIGERVILSPT